TGAGTCGGCCCCAAAGACATCCAGCAGGACGCTCGTGTCAACAGCTGTGATCACACCACGTCCGCGGCGCCGCGCAGAGAGGTGATGACCTGGTTCGTTGGACGTCCGAGCTTAAGAATCCCGTACACGCTCTCCACCGGGTCTTCCGGCGTCGCTTTGGTGGCCACCAGGCGCCCCCGCTCCTCCCGGAAGTCCAGGACGTGCCCCGGACGGATCCCAAGACGGTCGCGCAGCGGCTTCGGGATCGTGACCTGACCTTTTTCCGAAACGGTCGTTTTCATACCAATAAGGTAAGAATTCCTACTTAATTTGTCAAGCATCGCCCCTCGGCCGGGGCGGATTACGGGGCGCGCTGGCAGAGGATGTTGAGCAGCGCCTGCCGGCCCTCGCGGACCGCGGCGAGCCCGCGCTGGAGCGCCGGGGTCACCTCGCGCGGATCCTCCACGCGCTCGCCGTAGCCGTCGAAGGCCTTCACGATCTCCTCGAAGCGCGGCGACGGCGTGAGGTCGCTCAGCGGGAAGTGCTCGGTCGACTTCGCCCAGCCCTGCGGGTGGAGATAGACGTTCGCGGCCTTGACGGCCTCCCACTTCTGGTTGTTGAAGATGACGGTCAGCACCGGGAGGTTGTGGGCGCGGGCGACGAAATGGCACGAGGTCGGCGCGCTGAAGAGGTACGCCCCGTCGCCGAGCGCGGCGATGACGGTCCTCGACGGGTCGGCGGCCTTGATCCCCAGCGCGGCGCCGAACCCCCAGCCGAGCCC
The sequence above is a segment of the Candidatus Rokuibacteriota bacterium genome. Coding sequences within it:
- a CDS encoding AbrB/MazE/SpoVT family DNA-binding domain-containing protein, with amino-acid sequence MKTTVSEKGQVTIPKPLRDRLGIRPGHVLDFREERGRLVATKATPEDPVESVYGILKLGRPTNQVITSLRGAADVV